tccaactttgatcataaatttaaccaacgagaccgactgcagcgggagaaaaaataatataattgaaaactttttttgaatacgaattcactggtataacttttgctcccgccgcagtcaATCTCGTTGGTTTAATTTATTGTTaaagttgaagcacggggataGAGGAACCACTATATTTTGAAActgagggagtaacatatatggTTGCATTTATTAGCTTGTAAACTCAACTTTTTTCTTGAGAAACACTATATaacggtaacataatatgttactacaAACACATCTCTTCTTATTAACTATTTGCCACATAAACAAATCTGTCTCAGGATATTAAGTTACTTGCTATGTTACTCTCACTGTTAGCAGCCTTAAGATAAGGCTCGCTTATGGGCTAGGGCAGGCGCGTTAGGCTCGGCCGACATCCTTCCTGAGTATTAATTGTATTGTGTAACCCTCGTGACCTAACTATCTCCAGCAGCTAGGGTCGATGAACAAACCTAAACGCGTGTCATTCTTGTTAATGCAAGTGAGATATCTGCATCTCTGCAAAAAGACGATAGGAGATGTAAGAAGATGATGATCCAAAATAACTTAATGAGTACTCCCTGCGTCCCAATATAAGTGTATATATGTAGAGCATCTATAGCGACGTTCCAAACCGGTCTTAAAAGCCCAAACGGACGGCCTGGTCATTTATCAGCCATAGAAATTCGACTTAGACGAGCGTCTCAAACGTCCGGACTGACCGGCACCCTTCATATCTAGGCCAAATATGAGGCAGATATGGGGGCGTCCGGGCGCGTCCGTCACGTCGGACCCGACCCACGTTGGTCCACCTGACCCCATATATATTCCTCTTCATCCGTTTATCGGACCAAACTCTAGTCACTTCACTCCATTCCTCTCCGTCATCCAAGCTCCCGTCTGACGATCTCCGGCCGTCTGTAGCATGGCGGGAAGCGGATCCTAGTCCTTCACCTCCAGATCCGTCGATTCTGAGCTCATCCCACGCGGTCCCGGCTTGCGCTCTGCCACTCCTAAGAGAAGGCCCGTGCGAGGCAGCGCTCAGACTCATTCCGTCGGGAGTCCATTGCGTCCAcccaaatggcgcatggatccgGCGCCATATGTGTCGTTGCTGCCTCACCGAAGGCGGTGTGGTTCGTCTAGCATCCGAACGCGGTGGCAGACGCACAACCCCTTCATTGGTGCTCCGAGGTCATGGACGCATCATGGGCATCATCTGACGTAAACATGGCGTGGCGTGCTCGCCATGCGATGCAACGGGCGTGGAGGCGGCGACAGCCCTCGCGGCGGTAGACGTCTGCGAGGCGGAGTTACATTTTCTGGCGTCCCGTATGATGCACCAGTCCGGGCACCGCAATCGCGTCGTGGTGGATGTCGCCGGCTCGTTCCAAGACGGATCCATCATCGATTTGACGTCCACCGACACCGTTCGGGTTCCGAGCTCCAACAAGAAAGAGTCGTGCATGGGAGACGGCGGCGCCTTGAGTCCCGTGAGCCGGCTcgtgtcccatgccctactctacctTACCGGCAACCGAACCAACACTCCGAGGAGCGCCGCCGGCCGTCGGACATGGCACAGCGGAACCGGACATTGCATGTAATAATATGAATTTGAGGTGTTTGGTTGTAGAATCCAATATTTGAGATGTGACATGCGCCCGTCGCGTTCGCAGGCGTTTGAGAAGTTCGATTTATCAAGTCCGATCGTAGATGCTGTTAGCATGTACTACTACAAAGTTAGCAGAGAGTATTTATTTAGACGAGTTGAGCTTTCCTTTATCACACGTACTCTGGGATCCACGGACGGATACTACTACAATACAACGAGAGTGAGTAACTTGACGTGCCGTTGCAACCAAGCGCCATGCCCTTGTCGCGTCGTCCTGTAATTCAAGTGTTGTGTTAATGCGCCGGCCTGTTTAAGCTAAGCTATCACCACCAGCAGCTTCTAGTACACTCGTGTTGCTTTCTGATTAGCTATGACCATACCAGTGACGACGGAAGCAAAGGAAATGATAACCCGAATATATCCACATCAAAAATCACACCAGCTTTCCAGCAGGAAAATGCCGCTCACTCACACGCTTGCATGCCCTACACCACATTGCCTCTCACAGTACTCAACAGTACACAACCATTCCACTGCTGGAAATTAGTCCAAATGGCGCATTCATTCATTGAAGAATGGGGATGCGAGCACAGCAAAGGACATGACCCGACGGATTTACTCCAACAGTGCTTCCGCGTCCGTTCCTCAGGCGCCCACTATTTTTCGCAATCCACACGTACTAGTAGCTCAAAAGTACAATGGATCATCACGGTCAAAAAGGTCGCTCAAAAGTCAGACATGAACCTATTTCCTGAAAGTGTGAGGCAGGGCCTCGCTTTGGATCCGAGAAAGGCAGACCAGGATATCCCCAGGAATGGAAGAAAACCCAGAGTAATAATATGTTAATTTAGGAAAATAAGCTGGCTGGGATTTTGATTTTATCTGGCCTGATTCTGAGGAATAATAAAGAGGAGAAGGACAGGGTGGAGGTCAAAAGTCAGGCCAAGCCAGACAATTAAGACAACCAGTGGACCAGGGATGGAAAATTGGTGAAGAAAATAACAAAAAAGAGGTCTCCTTCCTGGACTTCTTTTTCTTCTCATCTGCAGAAGGAGagagagtgggaggagagtaggagACTCCACCATTTGCAAAAAAGACACAATTCCCAGGAAACCGCCGCCTAAAGCTTCTCCTCCCTTTGTCTGTGGTCGCTGCTGCTTCCAAATTTCtaatctttctttctttcttctgttTAGCACAAACCAAAttatttgtgcgggagaagatccaAAAGAtacaggggaggggaggagagagaggggggaataAATCCTTTTTGGCGAGATTCGTGTGGGAGAGACGAGTTAGGTGTCAGGACCACTCATAAATTCCGCCTCTTCTTTCAGATCTGCTCCGTGCTTCCTCTTCCTCCCCGCATCGCTTTTGCCCACCCAACCAACCGTGCTTCTCTCCGGCGAGCGCAGGGCACCGTTCCTGCTCTTCCTTCCGGTTGGAGAAAATCTTTCTTCTCATTTCCTTTTCGGAAGTTGAACTTCTTCTGCGAGTTTGTGCGTGTTGAGTTTCCTGTGTGAGAGAGACTGTTCCTGAATCCCACCCTCTTCGAAGCAGAAATCGACCTTTTGTTTTCTTGCTCATCATCTTTGCCGATTTGTTCTTGagacttgagagagagagagacaacctCCTTTTTTCGCCACAAGTTATCCACTCCGATGGGCAACGCGTTCGCGTGCATGCCGCGCAAGGAGCACCGGGGCGCGGCCGCGGTGTCGCGCAGCAAGCGCATGGGGAGCGCGCGCCCGCCGCGCGGCGGGGCGGCCAAGCTCACGCcggcggaggaggagctgctgcaCCGCCAGGCGCTCGCCATGGCCATCCACCAGCACCTCGACGCCGGAGGCTCCATGTCGCGCCGCATCGACgccggcggcggctccatgtcccgCCGAATCGGCCCCGGCTCCACCAGCTCCCGGCGAcacggcaacctcccggactccgtcACCAATGCCAAGGCTGTAAGGCCCCGACCCTCCTCTGTTTCTGCTCCGCTCTTTGTGTACTTCCACGCTCCCTTGTCCCAGCCTTGCTTTGTGTTCTTGCCTAGAAAAATATATCTACGGTACAATGTTATAATTAACAGGTTCATTGTCAAAGAAAGTTCTGACTCTTTTTTTGTAAATTATATAGAGGTTGGTCCAGTTACAAACTGTACTTAGTTAGGTCTAGTACCAAACTTTTCAACTGCAAGAGTTCTTGCAGGACCAGCTGGCCATCTGGCCCTAAATGATTTGGCGTTTGCATACTGTTGTGTGCTTTGTTGTTTAGGTTCTTTGGTCGGCAAAATTCTGTCATTATCAGAGTGGTACCACGGGATCGCCGGTTACCTACTTTGCTACATTGTTTAATGTCTGGTTGCTCTAGGTTTTACTATTTCACTAGTAAATTGGTTCCTATTTCGGATTGCTTGGGAATTGGAGATAATTCGGTGATATGATGGGAGTACTTCAGTACTTTTATGTTTGTTGAAGGACACATTCTTTTTCTGCAAGGAAGCACCAGCATACTTTTACTCAGTTTCTTCATGGCTTCCTTGTTTGGGTTGATTTTGAATTATAATGAGCAGTAACTTCATATTACGCTGTAGTTGAAAATCAGAGGTTCTGAAGTGTCACTGTGATAGGAAGATGGGTTTCTACGCTTCCCCTGTGCTGCTCATCTTGTTGGTACTGAGATTTGTTGCTGTACATGTACCAATGGCGACATGCTTTGCTGTTCACTTTATAGGTTTTTCTTAATGATTAATTTTGTTACCTGTTAATAGTTTGAGCTTACTCTAAGCTTCTAGAATCTCGAACCCATATTTCGGAGAAGTATATGGAttattatactccctctgtcccataagtgtagtgtcaaaaaacgtcttacattacattatgggacggagggagtacatactactATATGTCGAAAATGCATCTTTATGTACAACTGTTGATTCATACATAAGATGGGTTTATATATTCATGGAGAAATCTTACAAGTTACATTCCGTTAGGAGTTAGGACTGCAACACAATACTACGAGTCTTATGAACTCAACAGCTGCCTCACTAGTTGATAGCATGTTCCCATTTCTTAcagtggtctctctcaaatgatcaTTCTGTTTGCAGTTTTTGTGCATTTCACACTCGGGTATAAGCTACTTCTTCTAAAAAGAGTTTCAACAGTCATGCTGGCATATGCTTCTACATGCACATGAGCATCTGGTGGTGCTTTATCTTAGGAGTTAGGACCTAACCATACAGTAGAAGTGATCCTCATTTGCTCTTACACTATTTATTCTTCCTTGTTTAACACTTTTCTCTTGCAACTTCAGACTAGTTTGGGGTTCTATGTGTTCTTTTGAACTGGTTTCAGTTTTTCACGCTTCTTGTTCTGGCATATTTTCAGGTCCAAATTGTTTTAGAGAACTTAGAAACCAAGAAAGTCGTTCTTGTCCATGGGGAAGGATTTGGCGCTTGGTGTTGGTACAAGACCATCTCCCTGTTGGAGGAAGCTGGTCTCGATCCTGTTGCCTTAGACCTCACAGGCTCTGGCATAGACCACACTGATACAAACGGCATAGCTACATTGGAAGAGTactccaagccactaattgattacCTCAGTAAACTCCCTGAGAACGAGAAGGCGAGTACCACATCTGCTTTTCTTCACACATTCATTAGAAAACAGAACTGGGTATCTGACTGCTGTGTTCATATCAACACCAATGCAGGTAGTTTTGGTCGGTCATAGTTGTGGAGGTGCAAGTGTGTCGTATGCCCTAGAACACTGCCCAAATAAGATCTCCAAGGCCGTATTCCTTACCGCCACAATGGTAAAGGATAGCCAGAGACCCTTCGACgtgttctctgaagaggtatgcactCCTTTGATGTGTCCGTGTGCACTTCTATGTTCTTATTGAGTACTCGCAAACTCATGTGACGTGGTATTTTGCAGCTCGCGTCGGCAGATGTTTTCTTGCAAGAATCACAGTATTTACTTTACGGAAATGGGAAGGACAAGCCTCCAACTGGGCTCAGGTTTGACAAACAGCAGATCAAGGGGTTATATTTCAACCAAAGTCCTTCCAAGGTACATACATTGTACTCTACTACTTTCGTGTTGCCAACTGAGAACTAATGTCACATACATTGCCATGTCAATCTTGTGTTTTTCTGTGGACCAAGTCCAGCTGACAAGTTTGCACGCGACGTTGCAGGATATCGCACTGGCCACTGTGTCCATGCGGCCCATCCCCTTGGCCCCGATCATGGAGAAGCTCTCCCTCACGGCGGAGAACTACGGCAGCGTCTGCCGCTACTTCATTCAGACGCTGGACGACAGGATGCTGTCGCCCGACGTCCAGGAGAAGCTGGTCCGGGAGAGCCCGCCTGACGGCATCTTCAAGATAAAGGGCGGCGACCACTGCCCCTTCTTCTCGAAACCGCAGTCCCTCCACAAGATCCTTCTCGAGATCGTGCAGATCCAAGCGCCGGGGGCGCTGTTCCCGGGCAAAGCAGAAACcctagaagaagaagaggagagcgcCGAGAAATCATCATGACTGTCGGAATGTCATGGGTGTACATGAAACGAGTAGCACATAGGTTGCGGTTTGCAAAAGGAGAATACAGGGAGGGAGAGATTAATTTGGAATGTTCACTCGGTCAGCCAGAGATCAAAATAATGTACTGTAGTTAGCTGAAGAAGTGGGACATCTTTTTCTTTTGTGATGATGAGTATAGCGAGCGTATGGGCCTGTGAGAGATGTTTTGCAAATGTGAATTAAATCTTGAGCCGTCATCAGAAGTTCGAAACATTTTCTTGCAGGTTCGTGATTTGCCTTGGCTCCCGATCTACATCCGTGCATGTCTAGTGGCCTGGTCACCGACGGGTGGAAAAACCCAACCCACCCGGGCGTCTCAAACGTCCGGATTGACTAACATTCTTCATATCCAAGTGCGCTCAGGCACGTCGACTGACTATCGGGTTTGACATGTAATTGCCCGACACCCTATGGCCGTCTCCTCCAATAGGAGTGTGAACGACGCCGCTTGAGGGCCAAAATCTGCCTATTTAAGCCGGATGTCATCGTCCAGCCATAGAGACATCCGCTTCCTTTTTCGTTGTGCCGTCAGCCTGATCCCATCCACTTATCTCCCGCTTTGCCTTTCTCTTTGCATGCCACCCGCCTTCGCCATGGCCCGGCAAAAAAAGACCACATACGCTATGCTAATGCTGGAGCGGCGTTTCCAGCTGCTTTTGCCATGGCCCGGCAAAAAAAGACCACGTACGCTATGCTAATGCTGGAGCGGCGTTTCCAGCTGCTTGAGGCCGGCCTGCCTTCGGACTcgttggagaaggaggaggacgacgaagaGGATGGAGGGGGACAATAACTGGAGTCCATGGAGGGGGCGGATTCGGAGGAGGACGAGCTGGAGTCGGTTGCGGGCTTCGCCATGGAAGACACCATGGTGGAGTTCGATCCTCTTCTCTGTGACGCCCCGACTTAATcatgcactaatcatacatgcaaatatacatgatcaagattagagactcacgggaagatatcacaatacaactctaaacacaaattaaaGTCATACAAGCTGCCCAACATGTTTGGATGGGCCAGAGGACCCGAAACATATATTATTTCTGTGTCAGAAGGCAAAGGAAGTGTGGGAATATTTAAAAACTCAGCCAAGTTGCCCAGCATGTTTGGATGGGCAAGAGGACATGAAACATATATTATTTCTGTGCCAGAAGGCAAAGGAAGTGTGAGAATATTTAGGGCTATATGAAGTGGTAAAAAAAGCCTGCGTCATTGACCGTGCAGGAGAGGCAATACTTG
This portion of the Triticum dicoccoides isolate Atlit2015 ecotype Zavitan chromosome 7A, WEW_v2.0, whole genome shotgun sequence genome encodes:
- the LOC119329319 gene encoding putative methylesterase 14, chloroplastic — encoded protein: MGNAFACMPRKEHRGAAAVSRSKRMGSARPPRGGAAKLTPAEEELLHRQALAMAIHQHLDAGGSMSRRIDAGGGSMSRRIGPGSTSSRRHGNLPDSVTNAKAVQIVLENLETKKVVLVHGEGFGAWCWYKTISLLEEAGLDPVALDLTGSGIDHTDTNGIATLEEYSKPLIDYLSKLPENEKVVLVGHSCGGASVSYALEHCPNKISKAVFLTATMVKDSQRPFDVFSEELASADVFLQESQYLLYGNGKDKPPTGLRFDKQQIKGLYFNQSPSKDIALATVSMRPIPLAPIMEKLSLTAENYGSVCRYFIQTLDDRMLSPDVQEKLVRESPPDGIFKIKGGDHCPFFSKPQSLHKILLEIVQIQAPGALFPGKAETLEEEEESAEKSS